One window from the genome of Cricetulus griseus strain 17A/GY chromosome 2, alternate assembly CriGri-PICRH-1.0, whole genome shotgun sequence encodes:
- the LOC100753934 gene encoding LOW QUALITY PROTEIN: RCC1 and BTB domain-containing protein 1-like (The sequence of the model RefSeq protein was modified relative to this genomic sequence to represent the inferred CDS: inserted 2 bases in 2 codons) — protein sequence MVDVGKWPILTLLSPQETASIRKACVFGTSANEAIYVTDNDKVFMFGLNYSNCLGTGDNQSTLVPKKLEALCGXKDQNLSYGRGPHVLLSTEDGVFYAWGHNGYSQLGNGTTNQGIAPVQVCTNLLIKQVVEVACGSHHSMALAADGEVFAWGYNNCGQVGSGSTAIQPTPRKVTSCLHAKRVVSIACGQTSSMAVLDSGEVYGWGCNGNGQLGFGNNGNQLTPVRVAALQSVCVNQIVCGYAHTLALTDQGLLYACGANTYGQLGTGSKNNLLSPTSIMVEKERVVEISACHSTHTSAAKTKGGHVYMWVQCRGQSVVLPHLTHFCTDDVFACFATPAASWRLLSVEHEDFLTVAESLKKEFDSPETADLRFRIDGKYNYVHKAVLKIRFEHFRSMFQSYWNEDMKEVIEIDQFSSPVYCAFLQYLSTDTVALQPEDAIGLLDLGTSYCENRLKRLCQHIIKRGITVENTFSLFSAAVRYDAEDLKEFCFKFCINHLTEVTQTTAFWQMDGPXAKASKCGAFKN from the exons ATGGTTGATGTAGGAAAGTGGCCAATCCTCACTCTGCTCTCACCCCAGGAAACTGCATCAATCAGGAAAGCGTGTGTCTTTGGTACCTCTGCCAACGAGGCCATCTATGTCACTGACAATGATAAGGTCTTCATGTTTGGACTGAACTATAGTAACTGTCTCGGAACTGGAGATAACCAGAGCACTCTAGTGCCCAAGAAACTAGAAGCCTTATGTG TAAAAGACCAAAACCTTAGTTATGGGAGAGgcccccatgtcctcctcagcACTGAAGATGGAGTTTTCTACGCTTGGGGCCATAATGGATACAGCCAGCTGGGGAATGGGACCACCAATCAAGGCATTGCTCCTGTCCAAGTCTGTACTAATCTCTTGATCAAGCAGGTGGTTGAGGTAGCTTGTGGTTCACATCATTCGATGGCTTTAGCAGCTGATGGAGAGGTATTTGCCTGGGGTTATAACAATTGTGGTCAGGTGGGTTCAGGATCTACAGCAATTCAGCCAACTCCTCGGAAAGTTACAAGTTGTTTACATGCTAAGAGAGTGGTCAGCATTGCCTGTGGTCAGACCTCATCCATGGCTGTTCTGGACAGTGGTGAGGTGTATGGCTGGGGCTGTAATGGCAATGGACAGCTGGGCTTTGGAAACAATGGTAACCAGTTGACCCCAGTGAGAGTGGCAGCTCTGCAAAGCGTGTGTGTCAACCAGATTGTCTGCGGGTATGCACATACTCTAGCACTGACAGACCAGGGCTTGCTCTATGCCTGCGGAGCTAACACATATGGGCAGCTGGGAACTGGCAGTAAAAACAATCTACTAAGCCCAACATCCATCATGGTGGAAAAAGAAAGAGTTGTAGAAATTTCAGCCTGTCACTCCACCCACACATCTGCCGCTAAGACCAAGGGTGGGCACGTGTACATGTGGGTCCAGTGCCGGGGCCAGTCCGTGGTCCTTCCCCACCTCACCCACTTCTGCACAGATGATGTGTTTGCCTGCTTTGCCACCCCTGCAGCCTCGTGGCGCCTCCTGTCTGTGGAGCATGAAGACTTTTTAACAGTTGCAGAGTCACTGAAGAAAGAATTTGATAGTCCAGAAACTGCTGATCTGAGGTTTCGAATTGATGGGAAATATAATTATGTCCATAAAGCTGTTTTGAAAATCAGGTTTGAGCACTTCCGATCCATGTTCCAGTCCTACTGGAATGAGGACATGAAGGAGGTGATAGAGATAGACCAGTTTTCTTCCCCTGTGTACTGTGCCTTTCTCCAGTACCTCTCCACAGACACAGTGGCTCTTCAACCCGAGGATGCCATAGGTCTTTTGGACTTGGGGACATCGTACTGTGAAAACAGACTGAAGAGGCTTTGTCAGCACATCATCAAGCGAGGAATTACTGTGGAGAACACTTTCTCATTATTCTCTGCTGCAGTCAGATATGATGCAGAGGATTTAAAAGAATTCTGCTTTAAGTTTTGCATCAATCATTTGACAGAAGTTACACAGACTACGGCATTTTGGCAAATGGATGGCC CTGCTAAAGCCAGTAAATGTGGAGCCTTTAAGAACTGA